The Maylandia zebra isolate NMK-2024a linkage group LG7, Mzebra_GT3a, whole genome shotgun sequence genome contains a region encoding:
- the arih1 gene encoding E3 ubiquitin-protein ligase arih1, with amino-acid sequence MDSDEGYNYEYDEDEEECSEDSNEEEPDDDTLELGEVELVDPVVAGGERDECGETGGGGHGPGEEEEEDYRFEVLTAEQILQHMVECIREVNEVIQNPATITRILLSHFNWDKEKLMERYFDGNLDKLFSECHVINPSKKPRIRPPINTRSSAQDMPCQICYLNFPNSYFTGLECGHKFCMQCWGDYLTTKIIEEGMGQTISCPAHSCDILVDDNTVMRLITDSKVKLKYQHLITNSFVECNRLLKWCPAPDCHHVVKVQYPDAKPVRCKCGRQFCFNCGENWHDPVKCKWLRKWIKKCDDDSETSNWIAANTKECPKCHVTIEKDGGCNHMVCRNQNCKAEFCWVCLGPWEPHGSAWYNCNRYNEDDAKAARDAQERSRAALQRYLFYCNRYMNHMQSLRFEHKLYAQVKQKMEEMQQHNMSWIEVQFLKKAVDVLCQCRSTLMFTYVFAFYLKKNNQSIIFENNQADLENATEVLSGYLERDISQDSLQDIKQKVQDKYRYCESRRRVLLQHVHEGYEKDLWEYIED; translated from the exons ATGGACTCAGACGAGGGTTATAACTATGAATACGACGAAGACGAGGAGGAATGTAGCGAGGACAGCAATGAAGAGGAACCCGACGACGACACCCTGGAGCTCGGGGAGGTGGAGTTGGTCGATCCCGTGGTGGCCGGCGGGGAGCGAGATGAGTGCGGTGAGACTGGCGGAGGAGGCCACGGCCCGggcgaggaagaggaggaagactaCCGTTTCGAAGTTTTGACTGCCGAGCAGATCCTCCAGCATATGGTCGAGTGTATTAGGGAGGTCAACGAGGTCATCCAG AATCCTGCAACAATAACACGCATTCTTCTCAGTCACTTCAACTGGGATAAAGAAAAGCTCATGGAAAG GTATTTTGATGGTAATCTGGACAAGCTTTTCTCTGAGTGTCATGTCATTAACCCGAGTAAGAAGCCCCGAATACGTCCTCCAATCAACACTAGATCATCGGCACAGGACATGCCATGTCAGATCTGCTATCTGAACTTCCCCAACTCT TATTTTACAGGCCTGGAGTGTGGACACAAGTTCTGCATGCAGTGTTGGGGAGATTATCTGACGACCAAAATAATTGAAGAAGGAATGGGACAG ACCATTTCTTGCCCTGCTCATAGCTGTGACATTTTGGTTGATGACAACACAGTCAT GCGCCTCATAACAGATTCAAAAGTGAAGTTGAAGTACCAGCATTTAATTACAAATAGTTTTGTAGAG TGCAATCGACTGTTAAAGTGGTGCCCTGCACCAGACTGCCATCATGTTGTCAAAGTCCAGTACCCAGATGCCAAGCCAGTGAGGTGCAAGTGTGGACGCCAATTCTG CTTCAACTGTGGAGAAAATTGGCATGATCCTGTGAAGTGTAAG TGGCTGAGAAAATGGATTAAAAAATGtgatgatgacagtgaaactTCAAACTGGATTGCAGCAAATACCAAG GAATGTCCAAAATGCCACGTGACCATTGAGAAAGATGGTGGCTGCAATCATATGGTTTGTCGAAACCAGAACTGCAAAGCTGAGTTCTGCTGGGTCTGTCTGGGTCCATGGGAACCACACGGCTCAGCCTG gTACAACTGCAATCGCTACAATGAAGATGATGCCAAGGCAGCCAGAGATGCTCAAGAG cgcTCCAGGGCAGCCTTGCAGCGGTACCTGTTCTACTGCAACCGCTACATGAACCACATGCAGAGTCTGCGCTTTGAGCACAAGCTCTATGCTCAGGTCAAGCAGAAGATGGAGGAAATGCAGCAGCACAACATGTCCTGGATTGAGGTGCAGTTTCTGAAGAAGGCTGTggatgtgctgtgccagtgccGCTCCACACTCATGTTCACTTATGTCTTCGCCTTCTACCTCAAGAAGAACAACCAGTCCATTATTTTTGAG AACAACCAGGCAGACCTGGAAAATGCCACCGAGGTGCTGTCAGGCTACCTAGAGAGGGACATCTCCCAGGATTCCTTGCAGGACATCAAGCAAAAAGTACAAGACAAGTACAG ATACTGTGAGAGCAGGCGAAGAGTGCTGCTACAGCACGTGCATGAAGGCTATGAGAAGGACCTGTGGGAGTACATTGAGGATTGA
- the lg7h15orf39 gene encoding uncharacterized protein C15orf39 homolog isoform X1 — MMSNQSMQTLTDAVLRAKMPLFDRTIASAGLSKPQNMSGFLGKQALPCHGAFFAYDPRGKGGAGFTSPWRNSKTSLLNDRSTMSHLSGMEGNHLIYRHDSNSSEETQSSATRHTPVKQGFMRYKKSPEISSPTVAASLPIRKQKTGGETSSPPSENSVYLAIPRPVYGHNPCCNELGCMLGQRYSVEHSSPRIPNTVYERDWMQTDAHYAEKPSVERKGQEMGLQQRVLQFEHSTDTLKRLTVDSYSPVRGRTLPAVIEPHYSSYPCTSTRPLFGSLSEHSQPLQTSPRGYPSLYPSHPTYEHMTSEVYQERSPMSKYGQLAQHQVFYYPQANVEVENRTQCKDSGSKQREDVAVIHKHTSSNPREHYIVPQSLHAEIPLPLSSTEMLPNHSFMRGLNYPCYAVPRLHLNPSQIRAPLKRQHASPTFHPSHKNVSPSSQHMDHPMVSASSLQKDKPKHPGLHVDHLPISSPFLPVTQTSPARRVSKPGVSPSVIEMRGFFPPLNRLHMDSPILPPLGLNVDRAVDYSSCESQVPCPTQPKNVPVSPAVWRPQSPNRSSNRIHTDVPKSANVHKSIDSPAVETRSKHKSSVSSPETAVNKQCLKRSISHSSSPVKIKEEDKDLYEVEWTRKRQKLKTEIIREGNKNDSPPMPVIDTVFSLAPYQGYLQTSGGISGAGASGKACQSSEQHEVKSKPDKEKKQDQAKQEPVVCLVFKETRTNTSKEKSAAEAVEPKNIKVENLDKSDISSSTDDSICPNHSSKMEVKKEPTETASPDDGPIFLKKTIEPEEHETKPSRAAENKTSDESKPAEMTAQTNTTSEGDTKATQHKEELILPPKPTTPLPGSKLNFKNIPPQCLKLSTYKIIIPNGKNYFPVPPPQKPTAQPAAEFIPNQDIQTPARKHFLELHQSFCKLVSKSVSTSSEQDLKKWLSQLKITESVSHVTKVQKVSCLLGVKAREAWLNEEMKSALDTVLDRLREYSIQERCPFPHVMRTGAVFLPMLVVKEQLFPMVHGSFIDQVLQEHKVELRPTTLSEEKILIQLHKRACSSRLRRLMSLKHLPDVYADAVNLLYYVCVCKQLGLDMDSDHREQDGSSEASNSGRVPVFSDTTASAASHSELQPQRCSEDEETQLHLNRNKTKRRVKSRSRRTFLENRLSDEEERGDMDKVVAESTVNTTAKKNCSAHEPQESDNKGTDYMVSEQNPYISWMCPLTLDELPPFPSDAETEGSSSRWHVGQSSPSVKSKENSKNCSGVIVKLRKILSEGLKRKKTRYQAVSESETSADASISQTDDGESVIGEADVHRRTPKTKHRWERTGSFSHALRPLGSSSKRKHRSLLKIKYCPYLSACHSAEHRRRWVLRSAVQRAQRAMRFCYPELVGKRIRHLYEEVDKSEVWYRGEVLRIHEAHPNPLKTIFEVRYDSEPEWKYYLELLIDYKKGWLKIED, encoded by the exons ATGATGAGCAACCAGTCAATGCAAACCCTCACTGATGCAGTGTTACGAGCCAAGATGCCATTATTTGACCGGACGATAGCATCTGCAGGACTGTCAAAACCGCAAAATATGTCTGGTTTCCTGGGCAAGCAGGCGCTGCCGTGCCATGGGGCCTTCTTTGCTTATGACCCGAGAGGAAAAGGGGGAGCGGGATTCACTTCTCCTTGGAGGAACTCAAAGACATCTCTGCTGAACGACCGGAGTACTATGAGTCACCTCTCTGGCATGGAGGGAAACCATCTGATTTACAGACACGACAGCAATTCTTCAGAGGAAACTCAGTCTTCTGCTACGCGTCACACCCCGGTAAAACAGGGCTTTATGAGGTACAAGAAAAGTCCTGAGATTAGCAGTCCTACAGTTGCAGCGTCGTTGCCtattagaaaacaaaaaactggaGGTGAGACTTCATCACCCCCATCTGAAAACTCTGTTTACTTAGCGATTCCCAGGCCGGTTTACGGACATAATCCCTGCTGTAATGAACTGGGTTGCATGTTAGGACAACGCTACAGTGTGGAACATAGCTCTCCAAGGATACCAAACACTGTATATGAGCGTGACTGGATGCAAACTGATGCTCACTACGCTGAAAAACCATCTGTTGAAAGGAAAGGACAAGAAATGGGGCTTCAACAGAGAGTCTTACAGTTTGAACACAGCACAGATACACTGAAGAGGCTGACTGTGGACTCATACAGCCCTGTTAGAGGAAGAACTTTGCCTGCTGTGATTGAACCGCACTACAGCAGTTACCCCTGCACCTCAACTCGTCCACTGTTTGGTTCTTTAAGTGAGCATAGCCAGCCTTTACAGACTTCCCCCAGAGGCTACCCCAGCCTTTACCCCTCCCACCCTACATATGAGCATATGACCTCAGAGGTTTATCAGGAACGTTCTCCCATGTCCAAATATGGCCAACTAGCGCAGCACCAAGTGTTTTACTACCCCCAGGCAAATGTGGAGGTAGAAAACAGAACCCAGTGTAAAGATAGTGGCAGTAAGCAGAGAGAAGATGTTGCTGTTATTCATAAACACACAAGCTCAAACCCTCGGGAGCATTACATAGTTCCTCAGTCGCTTCATGCTGAAATTCCTTTGCCTTTGTCTAGCACTGAAATGTTGCCAAATCATTCTTTTATGCGGGGTTTGAACTATCCATGCTATGCTGTTCCAAGACTTCATTTAAATCCAAGCCAAATCAGAGCCCCCCTAAAAAGGCAACATGCATCACCTACTTTTCATCCTAGCCACAAAAATGTTTCGCCATCCAGCCAACATATGGATCACCCCATGGTGTCCGCCAGCAGTTTACAAAAGGACAAACCCAAGCACCCCGGCCTTCATGTTGACCACCTACCCATTTCCTCACCGTTCCTACCTGTGACTCAAACCAGCCCTGCCAGACGTGTGAGCAAGCCAGGTGTCTCACCATCAGTTATAGAAATGAGAGGATTCTTCCCCCCTCTCAACCGCCTGCATATGGACTCACCCATCCTTCCACCACTTGGCTTGAATGTGGACAGAGCAGTGGACTATTCCTCCTGTGAATCTCAAGTCCCTTGCCCAACTCAGCCAAAAAACGTTCCAGTTTCCCCAGCCGTGTGGCGACCTCAGTCACCGAATCGGAGTTCAAATCGGATCCACACAGACGTGCCTAAGAGTGCAAATGTCCACAAAAGTATCGATTCTCCTGCTGTCGAAACAAGAAGCAAACATAAAAGCTCTGTGTCCAGTCCAGAAACCGCTGTTAATAAACAGTGTCTAAAGAGGAGCATTTCCCATTCATCTTcacctgtcaaaataaaagaggaggataaggatttatatgaagtggaaTGGACCAGGAAGAGACAAAAGTTGAAAACGGAGATTATCCGAGAAGGAAATAAGAATGACTCTCCCCCTATGCCAGTTATTGACACTGTTTTCAGTTTGGCACCTTACCAAGGATATCTGCAGACCTCGGGAGGGATCTCTGGAGCTGGAGCATCAGGGAAAGCCTGTCAGTCCTCTGAGCAGCATGAAGTTAAATCCAagccagacaaagaaaaaaaacaagatcaaGCTAAACAGGAGCCTGTTGTGTGTCTAGTTTTTAAAGAAACTCGCACTAATACTTCAAAAGAGAAAAGTGCTGCAGAAGCTGTTGAACCCAAAAATATTAAAGTAGAAAACCTAGATAAATCAGATATCAGCAGCTCTACAGATGACAGCATTTGTCCCAACCACAGCAGCAAAATGGAAGTCAAAAAAGAGCCCACAGAGACTGCTTCACCTGATGATGGACCTATTTTCTTAAAAAAGACAATTGAACCTGAAGAACATGAAACTAAGCCATCTAGAGCAGCTGAAAATAAGACTTCAGATGAGTCCAAACCTGCTGAGATGACTGCACAGACAAACACGACTTCTGAAGGTGACACAAAAGCAACACAACACAAAGAGGAGCTCATCCTTCCCCCCAAACCCACGACTCCACTGCCCGGGAGCAAACTAAATTTCAAAAACATTCCCCCTCAGTGTCTTAAACTTTCCACCTATAAGATTATTATCCCTAACGGCAAGAATTATTTCCCTGTTCCACCACCACAGAAGCCGACTGCACAGCCAGCAGCTGAGTTCATACCAAACCAAGATATCCAAACGCCCGCCCGCAAGCATTTCCTTGAGCTGCACCAGTCATTCTGTAAACTTGTGTCCAAATCTGTGTCGACTTCTTCAGAGCAGGACCTTAAAAAGTGGTTGTCCCAACTGAAAATAACCGAATCGGTGTCTCACGtgaccaaagtccagaaagtttCCTGCCTGCTGGGGGTAAAAGCCAGAGAGGCTTGGCTCAACGAGGAGATGAAATCGGCACTTGACACGGTCCTCGACAGGTTAAGAGAGTACTCGATCCAGGAACGCTGTCCTTTTCCGCACGTCATGCGGACGGGAGCAGTGTTTCTCCCCATGCTGGTGGTCAAGGAGCAGCTGTTTCCTATGGTCCACGGCAGCTTCATTGACCAGGTCCTGCAGGAGCACAAAGTCGAGCTGCGACCCACCACGCTCTCTGAAGAGAAGATCCTCATCCAGCTTCATAAACGAGCCTGCTCCTCCAGACTCAGGAGACTGATGTCCCTCAAACACCTGCCCGACGTCTATGCCGACGCGGTCAACCTTCTGTATTATGTCTGCGTCTGCAAACAGCTGG GATTAGATATGGACTCCGATCACAGGGAACAAGATGGAAGCTCTGAAGCGTCTAACAGCGGGAGGGTTCCTGTATTTTCTGACACCACTGCCTCCGCAGCCTCGCACTCAGAGTTGCAACCACAGAGATGTTCAGAGGATGAGGAAACACAATTGCATTTGAACAGGAATAAAACTAAAAGAAGAGTAAAGAGCCGTTCGAGGCGTACGTTTCTAGAAAACAGGTTGTCAGATGAGGAAGAGAGAGGGGATATGGACAAGGTTGTAGCTGAAAGCACTGTCAACACAACtgcaaagaaaaactgcagtgcCCATGAGCCCCAGGAGAGTGATAATAAAGGGACTGATTATATGGTTTCAGAGCAGAATCCATATATTTCATGGATGTGTCCTTTAACACTGGACGAGCTACCCCCATTCCCGAGTGACGCAGAAACTGAGGGATCTTCCAGCAGGTGGCACGTTGGTCAGTCCTCACCATCAGTCAAATCTAAGGAAAACTCTAAGAATTGTTCAGGAGTCATTGTTAAACTGAGGAAGATACTTAGTGAAGgtctaaagagaaaaaaaactcgaTACCAAGCAGTGTCAGAGTCGGAGACATCTGCTGATGCTTCCATCTCACAGACTGATGACGGGGAGAGTGTGATCGGTGAGGCTGACGTTCACAGGAGGACACCCAAAACAAAGCACAGGTGGGAGAGAACAGGAAGCTTCTCTCATGCTTTAAGACCCCTTGGCAGCTCTTCTAAAAGAAAACATAGATCACTTTTGAAGATCAAATACTGTCCCTACTTGTCTGCCTGTCACAGCGCCGAACACAGGAGGCGATGGGTCCTGCGTTCAGCTGTGCAGAGGGCTCAGAGGGCCATGAGGTTCTGCTACCCCGAGTTGGTGGGAAAGAGGATCCGCCACCTGTACGAGGAAGTTGACAAATCAGAGGTGTGGTACAGAGGGGAGGTGCTGCGCATCCACGAGGCTCACCCCAACCCCCTTAAGACCATATTTGAGGTCAGGTATGACAGCGAGCCAGAGTGGAAGTACTACCTCGAGCTTCTCATAGACTATAAAAAAGGCTGGCTCAAAATTGAAGACTAG
- the lg7h15orf39 gene encoding uncharacterized protein C15orf39 homolog isoform X2, whose amino-acid sequence MMSNQSMQTLTDAVLRAKMPLFDRTIASAGLSKPQNMSGFLGKQALPCHGAFFAYDPRGKGGAGFTSPWRNSKTSLLNDRSTMSHLSGMEGNHLIYRHDSNSSEETQSSATRHTPVKQGFMRYKKSPEISSPTVAASLPIRKQKTGGETSSPPSENSVYLAIPRPVYGHNPCCNELGCMLGQRYSVEHSSPRIPNTVYERDWMQTDAHYAEKPSVERKGQEMGLQQRVLQFEHSTDTLKRLTVDSYSPVRGRTLPAVIEPHYSSYPCTSTRPLFGSLSEHSQPLQTSPRGYPSLYPSHPTYEHMTSEVYQERSPMSKYGQLAQHQVFYYPQANVEVENRTQCKDSGSKQREDVAVIHKHTSSNPREHYIVPQSLHAEIPLPLSSTEMLPNHSFMRGLNYPCYAVPRLHLNPSQIRAPLKRQHASPTFHPSHKNVSPSSQHMDHPMVSASSLQKDKPKHPGLHVDHLPISSPFLPVTQTSPARRVSKPGVSPSVIEMRGFFPPLNRLHMDSPILPPLGLNVDRAVDYSSCESQVPCPTQPKNVPVSPAVWRPQSPNRSSNRIHTDVPKSANVHKSIDSPAVETRSKHKSSVSSPETAVNKQCLKRSISHSSSPVKIKEEDKDLYEVEWTRKRQKLKTEIIREGNKNDSPPMPVIDTVFSLAPYQGYLQTSGGISGAGASGKACQSSEQHEVKSKPDKEKKQDQAKQEPVVCLVFKETRTNTSKEKSAAEAVEPKNIKVENLDKSDISSSTDDSICPNHSSKMEVKKEPTETASPDDGPIFLKKTIEPEEHETKPSRAAENKTSDESKPAEMTAQTNTTSEGDTKATQHKEELILPPKPTTPLPGSKLNFKNIPPQCLKLSTYKIIIPNGKNYFPVPPPQKPTAQPAAEFIPNQDIQTPARKHFLELHQSFCKLVSKSVSTSSEQDLKKWLSQLKITESVSHVTKVQKVSCLLGVKAREAWLNEEMKSALDTVLDRLREYSIQERCPFPHVMRTGAVFLPMLVVKEQLFPMVHGSFIDQVLQEHKVELRPTTLSEEKILIQLHKRACSSRLRRLMSLKHLPDVYADAVNLLYYVCVCKQLESTSSDVQKRVQD is encoded by the exons ATGATGAGCAACCAGTCAATGCAAACCCTCACTGATGCAGTGTTACGAGCCAAGATGCCATTATTTGACCGGACGATAGCATCTGCAGGACTGTCAAAACCGCAAAATATGTCTGGTTTCCTGGGCAAGCAGGCGCTGCCGTGCCATGGGGCCTTCTTTGCTTATGACCCGAGAGGAAAAGGGGGAGCGGGATTCACTTCTCCTTGGAGGAACTCAAAGACATCTCTGCTGAACGACCGGAGTACTATGAGTCACCTCTCTGGCATGGAGGGAAACCATCTGATTTACAGACACGACAGCAATTCTTCAGAGGAAACTCAGTCTTCTGCTACGCGTCACACCCCGGTAAAACAGGGCTTTATGAGGTACAAGAAAAGTCCTGAGATTAGCAGTCCTACAGTTGCAGCGTCGTTGCCtattagaaaacaaaaaactggaGGTGAGACTTCATCACCCCCATCTGAAAACTCTGTTTACTTAGCGATTCCCAGGCCGGTTTACGGACATAATCCCTGCTGTAATGAACTGGGTTGCATGTTAGGACAACGCTACAGTGTGGAACATAGCTCTCCAAGGATACCAAACACTGTATATGAGCGTGACTGGATGCAAACTGATGCTCACTACGCTGAAAAACCATCTGTTGAAAGGAAAGGACAAGAAATGGGGCTTCAACAGAGAGTCTTACAGTTTGAACACAGCACAGATACACTGAAGAGGCTGACTGTGGACTCATACAGCCCTGTTAGAGGAAGAACTTTGCCTGCTGTGATTGAACCGCACTACAGCAGTTACCCCTGCACCTCAACTCGTCCACTGTTTGGTTCTTTAAGTGAGCATAGCCAGCCTTTACAGACTTCCCCCAGAGGCTACCCCAGCCTTTACCCCTCCCACCCTACATATGAGCATATGACCTCAGAGGTTTATCAGGAACGTTCTCCCATGTCCAAATATGGCCAACTAGCGCAGCACCAAGTGTTTTACTACCCCCAGGCAAATGTGGAGGTAGAAAACAGAACCCAGTGTAAAGATAGTGGCAGTAAGCAGAGAGAAGATGTTGCTGTTATTCATAAACACACAAGCTCAAACCCTCGGGAGCATTACATAGTTCCTCAGTCGCTTCATGCTGAAATTCCTTTGCCTTTGTCTAGCACTGAAATGTTGCCAAATCATTCTTTTATGCGGGGTTTGAACTATCCATGCTATGCTGTTCCAAGACTTCATTTAAATCCAAGCCAAATCAGAGCCCCCCTAAAAAGGCAACATGCATCACCTACTTTTCATCCTAGCCACAAAAATGTTTCGCCATCCAGCCAACATATGGATCACCCCATGGTGTCCGCCAGCAGTTTACAAAAGGACAAACCCAAGCACCCCGGCCTTCATGTTGACCACCTACCCATTTCCTCACCGTTCCTACCTGTGACTCAAACCAGCCCTGCCAGACGTGTGAGCAAGCCAGGTGTCTCACCATCAGTTATAGAAATGAGAGGATTCTTCCCCCCTCTCAACCGCCTGCATATGGACTCACCCATCCTTCCACCACTTGGCTTGAATGTGGACAGAGCAGTGGACTATTCCTCCTGTGAATCTCAAGTCCCTTGCCCAACTCAGCCAAAAAACGTTCCAGTTTCCCCAGCCGTGTGGCGACCTCAGTCACCGAATCGGAGTTCAAATCGGATCCACACAGACGTGCCTAAGAGTGCAAATGTCCACAAAAGTATCGATTCTCCTGCTGTCGAAACAAGAAGCAAACATAAAAGCTCTGTGTCCAGTCCAGAAACCGCTGTTAATAAACAGTGTCTAAAGAGGAGCATTTCCCATTCATCTTcacctgtcaaaataaaagaggaggataaggatttatatgaagtggaaTGGACCAGGAAGAGACAAAAGTTGAAAACGGAGATTATCCGAGAAGGAAATAAGAATGACTCTCCCCCTATGCCAGTTATTGACACTGTTTTCAGTTTGGCACCTTACCAAGGATATCTGCAGACCTCGGGAGGGATCTCTGGAGCTGGAGCATCAGGGAAAGCCTGTCAGTCCTCTGAGCAGCATGAAGTTAAATCCAagccagacaaagaaaaaaaacaagatcaaGCTAAACAGGAGCCTGTTGTGTGTCTAGTTTTTAAAGAAACTCGCACTAATACTTCAAAAGAGAAAAGTGCTGCAGAAGCTGTTGAACCCAAAAATATTAAAGTAGAAAACCTAGATAAATCAGATATCAGCAGCTCTACAGATGACAGCATTTGTCCCAACCACAGCAGCAAAATGGAAGTCAAAAAAGAGCCCACAGAGACTGCTTCACCTGATGATGGACCTATTTTCTTAAAAAAGACAATTGAACCTGAAGAACATGAAACTAAGCCATCTAGAGCAGCTGAAAATAAGACTTCAGATGAGTCCAAACCTGCTGAGATGACTGCACAGACAAACACGACTTCTGAAGGTGACACAAAAGCAACACAACACAAAGAGGAGCTCATCCTTCCCCCCAAACCCACGACTCCACTGCCCGGGAGCAAACTAAATTTCAAAAACATTCCCCCTCAGTGTCTTAAACTTTCCACCTATAAGATTATTATCCCTAACGGCAAGAATTATTTCCCTGTTCCACCACCACAGAAGCCGACTGCACAGCCAGCAGCTGAGTTCATACCAAACCAAGATATCCAAACGCCCGCCCGCAAGCATTTCCTTGAGCTGCACCAGTCATTCTGTAAACTTGTGTCCAAATCTGTGTCGACTTCTTCAGAGCAGGACCTTAAAAAGTGGTTGTCCCAACTGAAAATAACCGAATCGGTGTCTCACGtgaccaaagtccagaaagtttCCTGCCTGCTGGGGGTAAAAGCCAGAGAGGCTTGGCTCAACGAGGAGATGAAATCGGCACTTGACACGGTCCTCGACAGGTTAAGAGAGTACTCGATCCAGGAACGCTGTCCTTTTCCGCACGTCATGCGGACGGGAGCAGTGTTTCTCCCCATGCTGGTGGTCAAGGAGCAGCTGTTTCCTATGGTCCACGGCAGCTTCATTGACCAGGTCCTGCAGGAGCACAAAGTCGAGCTGCGACCCACCACGCTCTCTGAAGAGAAGATCCTCATCCAGCTTCATAAACGAGCCTGCTCCTCCAGACTCAGGAGACTGATGTCCCTCAAACACCTGCCCGACGTCTATGCCGACGCGGTCAACCTTCTGTATTATGTCTGCGTCTGCAAACAGCTGG aatCAACCTCATCTGACGTCCAAAAGAGAGTCCAg GATTAG